The bacterium nucleotide sequence CGACTTCGGCCTGATTGGGTGAAGGTGCTCGTGCTCGAAATCCAACGCTCCAGTCGCTTTGCCGAGCCGGCCCAACAGAAAGCCGTCGGGAGCCTTTTCTCCGCCTTTCAGGCGATTCTTTCTGCTGCCCAGGAGCGCGGCGAGCTGCGCAAGGATCTCGACGTGCGAGTGGCCGCGTCACTCTTTCTCGGTGCGGTGGATCTCGTCATCACCAGCCTGGTGATCGGCGTGGCCGAGGCGCCGGAAGACGACGCCGCGGAGCGTGCCTACTACCTGGACACGGCCCACCAGATCGTGGATATCTTCCTGCGTGGCAGCGCGGGCCCGGAGTGATACGGACTCGGAGTGATTCCGGCTCGGAGTAGCGCGGTTCCAGAGCAACAGGTTTGAGCGAGGCTGCCGAAGGCGCGGCCACGGAGGGAACGGATTGATCGAAGCAGATGGCATCACCAAACGCTACGGAGATTTCGTCGCCGTCGACGGGGTCTCCTTCAAGGCCGAGGCCGGTGAGGTCGTCGGCTTCCTCGGGCCGAACGGCGCTGGCAAGACGACCACGATGCGCATCCTCACGGGTTTCCTTCCCGCGACGGACGGCACCGCGCGGATCGCTGGCCACGATATCTTCGGCGATCCCCTCGCGGCGCGTCGTGCCGTTGGCTACCTGCCTGAATCGCCGCCGCTGTATCCCGAAATGGACGTCACGGGCTACCTCACCTACGTCGCGAAGATCAAGGACGTGCCGCGGGCGGGGCGCAAGGCGGCCGTGGAGAGTGCAACCGAGCGTTGCGGCCTGGCCGACGTACACCGGCGGGTGATTGGCTCCCTCTCGAAGGGCTACCGGCAGCGCGTCGGCATCGCCCAGGCGATCGTTCACGACCCGAAGGTGCTGATCCTGGACGAGCCCACCGTCGGGCTCGACCCGATCCAGATCCGCGAGATCCGGCACCTGATCGCCGAGCTGGCCGATCCCGAGAAGGCGGCTCATACGATCGTGCTCTCGACCCATATCCTGGCCGAGGTCGAGGCGATCTGTCGGCGCGTGATCATGATCCACGACGGCAAGAAAGTGCTCGACAAGACCATGGCCGAGCTGACCGAAAGCGGCGAGAGCCTGGAGGACATGTTCGCGCGCGTCATCCTCCGCGAAGAGGAGGCGGCATGAGACATGTCGGCGCCATCGCCGGACGGGAGCTTCGTTCGCTCTTCGTTTCGCCCGTGGCCTACGCAGTCCTCACCCTGTTCGCCGTACTGGCGGGTTTCTTCTTCCTGCTCTCGGTGCAGGGCTTCAGTGAAGCGATCAACTACTACCAGCAGGTCGGCCAATTCGAGGCGTTGCGCGGGATCAACCTGAACAACCAGCTGATCGGTCCGTTCATCCAGGTCATGTGGATCGTCTTCCTGTTCCTGATTCCGGGCATCACGATGGGCTTGTTCGCAATGGAGAAGGCGAACGGCACCGAGGAACTCCTGATGACGAGCCCCCTCAGCATGTGGGAACTCGTGATCGGCAAGTTCCTTGCCGCGGCGGCCTTCGTCACGTTGTTGATCCTGATGATGGGCTTCTTCCCCTCGCTGCTCTTCCTGGATGGCGATACGCCCCTGTTGGGGCTGTTCTTCGGCGGCTTCGATCTGGCGGATCCGGATCCGGAGGGCCTCCAGACGCTGGCGGGGCTGCTTGGCCTCTGGCTCCTCGGGCTCACCTATGCGGCCGTCGGAACCTTCGCTTCGTCGGTGACCCGCAACCAGCTCGTGGCCTTCTTTCTCGCGTTGGCCCTGCTGCTGATCTTGTGGCTGCTGTCGGTCGTTGCGGATCTCGGAATCGCCGAAGGCGCGGGAGGGACCACCTCCAGCCTGGCGGGTGTGCTCACCTGGCTGTCCACTTCGGATCATTTCGACAAGCTCGCTCGGGGGCTGATCGATACCCGTGACCTGGCCTACTTCGGTTTCATGATCGGCACGTTCCT carries:
- a CDS encoding TetR/AcrR family transcriptional regulator; its protein translation is MARPLPAAQEPKSDDSAPKPKGEKRDRILEAAIVVFARKGFHKARISDISAEAEIAYGLVYHYFKNKDEILATIFEERWGGLLEALHAIGRGPGTVRNQLVSIATLILNAFRLRPDWVKVLVLEIQRSSRFAEPAQQKAVGSLFSAFQAILSAAQERGELRKDLDVRVAASLFLGAVDLVITSLVIGVAEAPEDDAAERAYYLDTAHQIVDIFLRGSAGPE
- a CDS encoding ATP-binding cassette domain-containing protein is translated as MIEADGITKRYGDFVAVDGVSFKAEAGEVVGFLGPNGAGKTTTMRILTGFLPATDGTARIAGHDIFGDPLAARRAVGYLPESPPLYPEMDVTGYLTYVAKIKDVPRAGRKAAVESATERCGLADVHRRVIGSLSKGYRQRVGIAQAIVHDPKVLILDEPTVGLDPIQIREIRHLIAELADPEKAAHTIVLSTHILAEVEAICRRVIMIHDGKKVLDKTMAELTESGESLEDMFARVILREEEAA
- a CDS encoding ABC transporter permease subunit — its product is MRHVGAIAGRELRSLFVSPVAYAVLTLFAVLAGFFFLLSVQGFSEAINYYQQVGQFEALRGINLNNQLIGPFIQVMWIVFLFLIPGITMGLFAMEKANGTEELLMTSPLSMWELVIGKFLAAAAFVTLLILMMGFFPSLLFLDGDTPLLGLFFGGFDLADPDPEGLQTLAGLLGLWLLGLTYAAVGTFASSVTRNQLVAFFLALALLLILWLLSVVADLGIAEGAGGTTSSLAGVLTWLSTSDHFDKLARGLIDTRDLAYFGFMIGTFLILTKTAVESVRWR